The stretch of DNA CTACCTCAAGGCCCAGGCCCCCTGACCTTCACACACCCCACCTTCAAGGCTCATCTGAGCCCTGGAGGAAGCAACAGTGTTGAAGGGAAAAGAGCACTAGATATGGAATCCAGTGCTGCGGGGCGAATCCTAACCACTACAGACTCTATACGCCACGCGACCTTGGGAGAGGCATTTaacctcccagcctcagttttctcatctgtaaaatgggctaatAATACCTATGTCCACAGGATGTTATAAGAATCCAATGAGATACTAGACTTTTAGGTGTTTAATGAACCAAAGGGCCAGAATCACTGTGAAGAAGACTTGACTTCCACTGGGTTATGACTCATAAGAATGGGAGGAAGTCTGCACGTGCCTGCAGCAGAACATGAGTTAGAGTTAGCTGGGATGATGTGGGGAAGCCTGGCTGCATCCCAAAGCGAGTCTAATGAAATCTAAGGCCACtagcaaaaggggaaaagcaaTAACAGTCCTCCATCCCATTATGGAGCACACTTCAGTTTaccaaacatgtttttttttttttgagatggagtcttgctcatcacccaggctggagtgcagtggcgccatctcggctcactgcaagctccgcctcccgggttcacgccattctcctgtctcagcctcccgagtagcggggactacaggcgcctgccaatgcgctcggctaattttttgtatttttagcagagatggggtttcaccgtcttagccaggatggtctcgatctcctgaccttgtgatccgcccgcctcggcctcccaaagtgctgggattacaggcgtgagccaccgcgcccggccaaccaaaCATGTTTACACTCACAATCTCTTCCATCCTCATccccaccctgtgaagaggttgttggcccattttacagctgCAGAAGCTTAATCAGAATCAAGAGTGGTGCAGTGATTTGCTCAAGGCCCCTCAGCCAGTGGAAGGCAGGTCCGAGGCTTCACCCTAGGTCTCCTGACCCTAAGTCCAGCATCTCCCCATTACCAGACCCAGGATTGGAGGAGAAACTGAGGGCAAAGGGAGCTGTATTAGGTCAGCTACCCAACCTTTCCAGGCCAGCCCTGCTCCCGTCCCCGCCTGTCCTGCCTCGTACCTGGAAATGGGGGCTGGAAACACAGCGAGCCACCTGCTTAAAAAGGGGCTCCTGGATCTTCACAAACTGGGAGGGCTCGATGACATCAAGAATCTCTTCCATCTCCCCCAGAAACATcacctgggtggggtggggaggggagtagGGACAGAGGGGCAGCAGCTCACAtctcccctacacacacacacctgactGCCTTCTAGAGGCCGagccctcccagcctccctctgGTGGGCATCAAAGCCCTTCTTCATACCTCCTTCTGGGTGCAGGTTTTTGGCCAGTATTTGAGTAGCCCCCGGATCACCTGTGGGAGGTAAGACAGAAAGGAGTCACGCCTGCGGAGGTGAGAGGCTGCCTTAGCCCCCAGAGGTACTCACGTGCTCCGTCAGAGTGGCGTCCTTCTCCAGGAACTGCACCACACAGTATGCCAGCTGCAAGGGGGCAGAGGTGGAGAGAAGGAAGATGGGTCAGGAAGGCATCAGGTGCCAAGGACTTGCTGCCCAGGACAGAATGCCAGACACTGCTCCCCCACGGCCTGTTACTTTCTTATTCACCAAGCATTTATCACCTGTCTAGGATGTATCAGGCATCACACTCAGTGTGCTGGGAATACAACTATGATCTCAAGGGGAGGGGGGACGGTCAACAAACTCATCTTTATACATTTTGCAAAAGGTTCCATAATATGgctagtgtggtggctcacgcctgtagtccaagcactttgggaggctgaggcggcagaatcacttgagcccaggagtttaagaccagcctaggtaacatagcaagacactgtctctacaaaaaaaatttttttttaattagccaggcatgtggcatacatctgtggtcccagctactcaggaggctgaggagggaggactacttgagcccaggaggtggaggcttcagtgagccatgttcgtACCACtcctctccagcctaggcaacagagtagggttttgtctcaaaaaaacaatttgtGTATCAAAATCTCCCATAATAGATTTGTGCATCCAAATCTTTGGGAATATAGAGGGAGGAGAATTTCATTCTGCCAAGGGAGGATAGAGAAGAAAAGCCTGGCCTCACAGAGCTGATATCTGAGGTTAGCCTTAAAGCGCCAGTGGGAATTCTCTAAGGTAGATGGAacagaattataaaaacaaaaatggtgaGATAGGATCCCTGGAGGATCTGACCTCCAGGACCCACTGGCAACCCTGACTGTCTGGAGCTCCTGCTGCAGCGGGGCCAGGCCTGGGCCTCACCTGGGCGTGAAAGACAGACAGCGACTTGACAGAGTGCAGGGGGATCAGGACGCGAACCAGGAACTGCTTGTGCTCCGTCTTCAGGGGCAGCGCAAAGCCATTGATGATgctgaggaggaggcagaagagaggAAGAGGGCTCAGTGACTTGGCTCCAGTCCCTCCATCCAGAATCCTGAGCTCCAGTTGAGGCCCGGGGAGAATCACCTTCCTAGGATCTCCAGCAGCTCAGCCACACCATTGAAGTGCTCGAATTCATAGATGAACCTGCAAGAGAAGAACGCAGGCGGGCTCAAAGCAAGCAGGGTAGGCCCAGTGCCCCCTTAGGCATCCTGCCTGCCCACCCTCACCCGCACAGCACGCTCATCCAACTCCCCTCAACCCAGAGGCCACGCTCCCTTCCCAACATCCCAAACCAGGACCCATTGAGATCCCCGCCCCCACTCTGAAATGCCCTTCTCAGCCCAGCCACCTCTGCCACTGAG from Piliocolobus tephrosceles isolate RC106 chromosome 13, ASM277652v3, whole genome shotgun sequence encodes:
- the PPP2R5B gene encoding serine/threonine-protein phosphatase 2A 56 kDa regulatory subunit beta isoform; the protein is MGGTGPTLLALSPPAFFSCRFIYEFEHFNGVAELLEILGSIINGFALPLKTEHKQFLVRVLIPLHSVKSLSVFHAQLAYCVVQFLEKDATLTEHVIRGLLKYWPKTCTQKEVMFLGEMEEILDVIEPSQFVKIQEPLFKQVARCVSSPHFQVAERALYFWNNEYILSLIEDNCHTVLPAVFGTLYQVSKEHWNQTIVSLIYNVLKTFMEMNGKLFDELTASYKLEKQQEQQKAQERQELWQGLEELRLRRLQGTQGAKEAPLQRLTPQVATSGGQS